Proteins from a single region of Ziziphus jujuba cultivar Dongzao chromosome 1, ASM3175591v1:
- the LOC107435499 gene encoding vacuolar protein 8: protein MGHAQVEKFQENVNPDWEQAFDRFESVIASGSEAMRLQVTKRLAALCKRAPEHVLVLTIPILAGLLGDDSSNGSSSIQEAAAYCLYRIACQGEDRIAIEIGQSGAVQSILRLLPRSDNGFQRILIKCLWGFVTFGKGNRVIVARNGGLEIIIGMLNSYTDDTRRYLLEILSALALLSEVRRVLASLGGLGFLVEAASYGSVVSRERACQAIGLLGVTRRGRHMLVELGVIPALVELFRDGDVTTKLVAGNSLGVISAHVGYIRPVAEAGAIPLYAELLQGPEHIGREIAEDVFCILAVSESNAVSIVEHLVRILIEGDDEAKAAAADVLWDLSGYKHAVSVVRNSGVIPILVDLLSDRNVEVKEKVSGAIAQLSYDEADRLALANAGAIPVLIELLHDDSEELRDNAAEALINFSEDPLQHDQVSTAFDAPSFQNMQNRLAHMRASDEHTVRSMRRMSIEQLAWNPDLV from the coding sequence ATGGGTCACGCTCAGGTTGAAAAATTCCAAGAAAACGTAAATCCGGATTGGGAACAAGCATTCGACCGGTTTGAAAGTGTTATAGCCTCTGGTTCCGAAGCTATGCGTTTGCAAGTTACAAAAAGGCTAGCTGCTCTATGTAAACGTGCCCCTGAACATGTATTGGTCCTCACAATACCAATCCTTGCCGGACTTCTTGGGGATGACTCTTCAAATGGTAGTAGTTCCATCCAAGAAGCCGCTGCTTATTGTTTATATCGTATAGCCTGTCAAGGTGAGGATCGAATAGCAATAGAGATAGGTCAGTCTGGTGCTGTGCAATCTATACTGAGGTTACTGCCACGTTCTGATAATGGTTTTCAGAGAATTCTAATAAAATGTTTATGGGGTTTTGTTACTTTTGGTAAAGGGAATCGTGTGATTGTAGCGAGGAATGGTGGATTAGAGATCATAATTGGCATGTTGAACTCATATACAGATGATACTAGAAGGTACTTGTTAGAGATTCTTAGTGCATTGGCATTGTTGAGCGAGGTTAGGAGGGTCCTTGCTAGTTTAGGTGGCCTTGGCTTTCTTGTTGAAGCTGCTAGTTATGGTAGTGTGGTGTCTAGGGAAAGAGCTTGTCAAGCAATTGGATTACTTGGTGTGACAAGACGTGGTCGGCATATGCTTGTTGAATTGGGGGTGATACCAGCGCTTGTTGAGTTGTTTCGTGATGGAGATGTTACAACGAAACTTGTAGCAGGTAATTCGCTTGGTGTTATCTCGGCTCATGTTGGTTACATCAGACCAGTTGCTGAAGCTGGAGCAATCCCTTTATATGCCGAGCTTCTTCAGGGTCCTGAACATATTGGTAGGGAGATTGCAGAGGATGTGTTTTGTATATTAGCTGTTTCTGAATCAAATGCAGTTTCCATTGTTGAACACTTGGTGAGAATTCTTATAGAAGGTGATGATGAAGCTAAAGCGGCAGCTGCTGATGTTCTGTGGGATCTATCGGGGTACAAACACGCTGTGTCTGTTGTAAGGAACTCGGGTGTGATACCAATTCTAGTTGATCTTCTGAGTGATAGAAATGTTGAAGTTAAGGAAAAGGTCTCTGGGGCTATTGCCCAGTTGAGTTATGATGAGGCAGATAGATTGGCACTTGCCAATGCTGGGGCAATTCCAGTTCTCATCGAATTGTTACATGACGATTCTGAAGAACTAAGGGACAATGCTGCTGAGGCTCTTATAAATTTCTCTGAGGATCCTTTGCAGCATGACCAAGTATCAACAGCATTTGATGCTCCTTCTTTCCAGAACATGCAGAACAGGTTGGCTCATATGCGTGCTTCTGATGAGCACACAGTCAGATCCATGAGGCGGATGAGCATTGAGCAGCTTGCATGGAACCCAGATCTTGTCTGA